From the Anaeromyxobacter dehalogenans 2CP-1 genome, the window GATGGCGCCCTTCCAGGCGTCGTCTGCGACGACGTCCTTGGCGAGGACCTCCTTGCCCGCGTTGTCGACGAGCGGCCCCTTGAAGACGGCGACCGCGCCGGTCTTCAGCCCCTCGCGCGCGGTCTCGAGCGCCTGCTGCACGTCGGCCGGGAGGAAGGAGGCGGGCTTCACGAAGTCGATCATGCCCTCCTTCACGCCCCACTTCGTCACCTCGGGCTTCCAGGTCTTGTCGCTCGCCTCGCGGAAGGACTTCTCGTAGTAGCCGGCCCAGTTCAGCGCGACGGAGCCGAGGTGCGCCTTGGGCGCGAACGCGCTCATGTCGCTGTCCCAGCCGAAGCCGAGCTTGCCGTTGCGCTCGGCGGCCTGGAGGACGGCGGTGGAGTCGGTGTTCTGCAGCAGCACGTCGGCGCCCTGGTTCAGCAGCGACTGGGCCGCCTCGGTCTCCTTGGGCGGGTCGAACCAGGAGTTCACCCACACCACCCGCGTCTTCACCTTCGGGTTCACGCTCTGCGCGCCGAGGGTGTACGCGTTGATGTTGCGGAGCACCTCGGGGATCGGGAACGAGCCGACGAAGCCGAGGGTGTTCGTCTTCGTCATCTTGCCGGCCACCACGCCGGCGAGGTAGGCGCCCTCGTAGAACTTCGCCTCGTAGACGCGCAGGTTGTCGGAGGTCTTGTAGCCGGTGGCGTGCTCGAAGCGCACCTCGGGGTTGTCCTTCGCCACCTTCACGATCGACTCCATGAAGCCGAACGAGGTGGCGAACACGAGCTTGTTGCCCTGCGCGACGAGGTCGCGGAGCACGCGCTCGGCGTCGGGGCCCTCGGGGACCTTCTCGACGAACGTGGTGGTGACCTTGTCGGCGCCGAACTTCTCGACCGCGGCGCGGCGGCCGAGGTCGTGCGAGTAGCTCCAGCCGGCGTCGCCGACCGGGCCGACGTAGATGAAGGCCGCCTTGAGCGGCTCGGGCTTGGCCGGGGCGGGGGCGGCGGCAGGCGC encodes:
- a CDS encoding BMP family ABC transporter substrate-binding protein, which translates into the protein MNRSFTRRIALGALLLGATLAACSKKEAPPAPAAAPAPAKPEPLKAAFIYVGPVGDAGWSYSHDLGRRAAVEKFGADKVTTTFVEKVPEGPDAERVLRDLVAQGNKLVFATSFGFMESIVKVAKDNPEVRFEHATGYKTSDNLRVYEAKFYEGAYLAGVVAGKMTKTNTLGFVGSFPIPEVLRNINAYTLGAQSVNPKVKTRVVWVNSWFDPPKETEAAQSLLNQGADVLLQNTDSTAVLQAAERNGKLGFGWDSDMSAFAPKAHLGSVALNWAGYYEKSFREASDKTWKPEVTKWGVKEGMIDFVKPASFLPADVQQALETAREGLKTGAVAVFKGPLVDNAGKEVLAKDVVADDAWKGAINFYVKGVEGKVPSGN